The Mastomys coucha isolate ucsf_1 unplaced genomic scaffold, UCSF_Mcou_1 pScaffold14, whole genome shotgun sequence genome window below encodes:
- the Rpl37a gene encoding 60S ribosomal protein L37a, whose product MAKRTKKVGIVGKYGTRYGASLRKMVKKIEISQHAKYTCSFCGKTKMKRRAVGIWHCGSCMKTVAGGAWTYNTTSAVTVKSAIRRLKELKDQ is encoded by the exons ATG GCTAAGCGCACCAAGAAGGTCGGGATCGTCGGGAAATACGGGACCCGTTATGGTGCCTCCCTCCGGAAAATGgtgaagaaaattgaaatcagCCAGCACGCCAAGTACACTTGCTCCTTCTGTGGCAAG ACCAAGATGAAGAGACGAGCCGTTGGCATCTGGCACTGTGGTTCCTGCATGAAAACGGTGGCCGGCGGAGCCTGGACCTACAA CACCACCTCTGCAGTCACAGTGAAGTCTGCCATCAGGaggctgaaggaactgaaagaccAGTAG